Proteins co-encoded in one Pseudomonas beijingensis genomic window:
- a CDS encoding antibiotic biosynthesis monooxygenase, translated as MSTSPVTLMVARRVANGRYQDLIAWLREGERLATDFPGYLGSGVLAPPPQDDEFQIIFRFADEQTLHAWEHSASRTAWLGRGSDLFAHPSEHRVRGIDGWFGAVGQRPPRWKQAVAIWLAFFPVSLLFNFLLGPLLGELGLLSRVLISTVILTPLMVYLFIPMSTHLLANWLNGAPQRALPATQNH; from the coding sequence ATGTCTACCTCACCCGTCACCCTGATGGTTGCCCGCCGCGTCGCCAATGGACGCTATCAGGATCTGATCGCCTGGTTGCGCGAAGGCGAACGACTGGCAACTGACTTCCCCGGCTACCTGGGTTCCGGCGTGCTCGCACCACCGCCCCAGGACGATGAATTCCAGATCATCTTCCGTTTTGCCGACGAGCAGACGCTGCACGCCTGGGAACACTCCGCTTCACGCACGGCCTGGCTGGGACGGGGCAGCGACCTGTTCGCCCATCCCTCCGAACATCGGGTGCGTGGCATCGATGGCTGGTTCGGCGCGGTCGGCCAGCGCCCACCACGCTGGAAACAGGCCGTGGCCATCTGGCTGGCGTTCTTTCCCGTGTCGCTGTTGTTCAATTTCCTGCTAGGCCCGCTGCTGGGCGAACTGGGCCTGTTGAGCCGTGTGCTTATCAGCACCGTCATCCTGACGCCGCTGATGGTCTACCTGTTTATCCCGATGTCGACCCATCTGCTGGCGAACTGGCTCAACGGCGCGCCGCAGCGGGCATTGCCGGCTACGCAGAATCATTGA
- a CDS encoding PAS domain-containing protein has protein sequence MINAQLMQLVINASNDGIVIAEKEGEDNILIYVNPAFERLTGYHRDEILYQDCRFLQSGDRDQPSLEPIRKALREGGVCREVLRNYRKDGTPFWNELSLSTVKNQADGHTYFVGVQKDVTTQVKAQQRVAQLEKELAEARETIARLEATNGTNKTTN, from the coding sequence ATGATCAACGCTCAACTGATGCAACTGGTCATCAATGCTTCCAACGATGGGATTGTCATCGCTGAAAAAGAAGGCGAAGACAACATCCTGATCTACGTGAACCCGGCCTTCGAACGCTTGACCGGTTATCACCGCGACGAAATCCTTTATCAGGATTGCCGTTTCCTGCAGTCGGGTGATCGGGACCAACCTTCCCTGGAGCCCATTCGCAAGGCCTTGAGAGAAGGCGGTGTCTGTCGTGAGGTGCTGCGCAACTATCGCAAGGACGGCACGCCGTTCTGGAATGAGCTGTCCTTATCCACGGTAAAAAACCAGGCTGACGGGCACACCTATTTCGTGGGCGTGCAAAAAGACGTCACGACTCAGGTCAAGGCTCAACAACGTGTCGCCCAGTTGGAAAAGGAGTTGGCCGAAGCCCGAGAAACGATTGCCCGGCTTGAAGCGACGAACGGCACAAACAAAACCACGAATTAA
- a CDS encoding alpha/beta fold hydrolase → MPLAQIPLRIWRQRSQTFLFRGHAIHYWTAGQGEPLLLIHGFPTASWDWHHLWQPLAQRYRVIACDMLGFGDSAKPADHVYSLLEQADLQQALLAHLNVKSAVHVLAHDYGDSVAQELLARHYEARIHLDSCVFLNGGLFPETHRPVWAQKLLLSPLGWLLGRMFCRESLACSFRKIFGPRTGPTESELDDFWSLVETHHGPRIMHKLIGYIPERRVQRDRWVQAMQRGDVPLRVIDGAVDPISGEHMVARYEALIPNPDTVLLPDIGHYPHTEAPVQVLKHYQAFREAIAAPHRQMACS, encoded by the coding sequence ATGCCCCTGGCCCAGATTCCCCTGCGTATCTGGCGCCAGCGCAGCCAGACCTTCCTGTTCCGTGGCCATGCCATCCATTATTGGACGGCGGGCCAGGGCGAGCCGCTGCTGCTGATCCATGGTTTTCCCACTGCCAGTTGGGATTGGCATCACCTGTGGCAACCCTTGGCGCAACGCTATCGGGTGATCGCGTGCGACATGCTCGGTTTCGGCGATTCCGCCAAACCGGCGGATCACGTCTACAGCCTGCTGGAGCAGGCCGATCTGCAACAGGCCTTGCTGGCGCACCTGAATGTGAAGAGCGCGGTGCATGTGCTGGCCCATGATTATGGCGACAGCGTGGCCCAGGAGCTGCTTGCGCGGCATTACGAAGCACGCATCCATCTCGACAGCTGTGTCTTTCTCAATGGTGGACTGTTCCCCGAAACCCACCGTCCGGTATGGGCCCAGAAACTCTTGTTAAGCCCCCTGGGCTGGCTGCTGGGGCGGATGTTCTGCCGGGAAAGCCTGGCCTGCAGCTTTCGGAAGATTTTCGGCCCCAGGACCGGTCCTACCGAAAGTGAGCTGGATGACTTCTGGAGCCTGGTGGAGACCCATCACGGTCCGCGGATCATGCACAAACTCATCGGCTATATTCCCGAACGCCGTGTGCAGCGTGATCGCTGGGTGCAGGCGATGCAGCGCGGCGACGTGCCGTTGCGGGTGATCGACGGCGCGGTCGATCCGATTTCCGGTGAGCACATGGTGGCGCGCTACGAGGCGCTGATCCCGAACCCGGACACGGTATTGCTGCCCGACATCGGTCATTACCCGCACACCGAGGCACCGGTGCAGGTGCTCAAGCATTACCAGGCGTTTCGCGAAGCCATCGCCGCGCCGCACAGACAAATGGCCTGCTCCTGA
- a CDS encoding HopJ type III effector protein, whose translation MLDLATLRTRLKSGEHAFADTLAFIAAGYDYQPQAFNNGGVENAAGQNEGSCKTLGLALLEGLSDEEALLAFGEHYRSVLATPEGSDHGNIRALMIHGLAGVKFEAPPLQRR comes from the coding sequence ATGCTTGATCTTGCTACCCTGCGTACCCGCCTCAAGAGCGGTGAACATGCCTTCGCCGACACCCTGGCCTTTATCGCCGCCGGCTACGACTACCAGCCCCAGGCCTTCAACAACGGCGGCGTGGAAAACGCCGCCGGGCAGAACGAAGGTTCGTGCAAGACCCTGGGCCTGGCGCTGCTCGAAGGCTTGAGCGATGAAGAAGCGCTGCTGGCATTTGGCGAACATTACCGTTCGGTGCTGGCCACGCCCGAAGGCAGTGATCACGGCAATATCCGTGCGCTGATGATCCATGGGCTGGCAGGTGTGAAGTTCGAGGCACCGCCACTGCAACGGCGCTGA
- a CDS encoding SDR family oxidoreductase, whose translation MSESVRFEDKVVIVTGAGGGLGRAHALLFAKQGAKVLVNDLGGSAQGEGANASAADRVVAEIREAGGVAEANHDSVTDGDKLVQNALDAFGRVDVVVNNAGILRDKTFHKMDDADWDLVYRVHVEGAYKVTRAAWPHLREQNYGRVIFTASTSGIYGNFGQSNYGMAKLGLYGLTRTLAIEGRKNNILVNAIAPTGGTRMTEGLIPPQVFEQLKPELVSPLVVYLASETCQETSGLFEVGGGWMGKVRWERSLGAGFDPRKGFSPEDVAAHWQQICDFENAVHPNDNLEALKEMMANLQHHAI comes from the coding sequence ATGAGTGAGTCTGTGCGCTTCGAAGATAAAGTCGTGATCGTCACAGGAGCAGGCGGAGGCCTGGGACGCGCCCATGCGTTGCTGTTCGCCAAACAAGGCGCGAAAGTGCTGGTCAACGACCTGGGCGGCTCGGCGCAAGGGGAAGGGGCCAATGCCTCGGCTGCGGACCGGGTGGTCGCCGAAATCCGCGAGGCGGGCGGCGTCGCCGAGGCCAACCACGACTCGGTGACCGATGGCGACAAGCTGGTACAAAACGCGCTCGACGCGTTCGGTCGCGTCGATGTGGTGGTCAACAACGCCGGGATCCTGCGGGACAAGACGTTCCACAAAATGGACGACGCCGATTGGGACTTGGTCTACCGCGTCCACGTCGAGGGCGCCTACAAGGTGACCCGCGCCGCTTGGCCGCACCTGCGTGAGCAAAACTACGGACGGGTGATCTTCACCGCCTCCACCTCGGGCATCTACGGCAACTTCGGCCAATCCAACTACGGCATGGCCAAGCTCGGCCTCTATGGCCTGACGCGGACCCTGGCCATCGAAGGCCGCAAGAACAACATCCTGGTCAACGCCATCGCCCCCACCGGCGGCACCCGCATGACCGAAGGCCTGATTCCGCCGCAGGTCTTCGAACAACTCAAGCCCGAACTCGTCAGCCCGCTGGTGGTGTACCTGGCCAGCGAAACCTGCCAGGAAACCTCCGGCTTGTTCGAAGTGGGCGGCGGCTGGATGGGCAAGGTGCGCTGGGAGCGCAGCCTGGGGGCGGGCTTCGACCCGCGCAAAGGCTTTTCACCTGAAGACGTCGCCGCCCATTGGCAGCAGATCTGCGATTTCGAAAATGCCGTGCACCCGAACGACAATCTGGAAGCCTTGAAGGAAATGATGGCGAATCTGCAACATCACGCCATTTAA
- a CDS encoding DUF1302 domain-containing protein, producing the protein MTTITMRAIFKPQALAVAVALGCCAQAQAVSFNIGEIEGQFDSSLSVGASWGMRDADKDLVGTVNGGRGQSSTGDDGRLNFKKGETFSKIFKGLHDLELKYGDTGVFVRGKYWYDFELKDEGREFKDISDSNRKEGAKSSGAQILDAFVYHNYSIADLPGTVRAGKQVVSWGESTFIGNSINSINPVDVSAFRRPGAEIKEGLIPVNMLFASQGLTDKLTIEGFYQLEWDQTVVDNCGTFFGNDVVADGCTSGYTVGSPAIAPFVPLTQAFGQGIQVSSEGVIIPRGGDRDARDSGQWGTALRWLGDDTEYGLYFMNYHSRTPTVGTTTAGLSTLAALPGMVAIANGLAPGSGAGLAQSVMLGRGGYYLEYPEDIRLYGASFSTTLPTGTAWTGEVSYRPNAPVQVNTNDLTLALVNPIAGGAASPIATTPGADNTGYRRKEVTQVQSTLTHFFDQVLGADRLTLVGEAAVVHVGGLESKDKLRYGRDSVYGQYGFNGDTDGFVTSTSWGYRARAILDYSNVIGGVNFKPNVSWSHDVAGYGPNGLFNEGAKAVSVGVDADYRNTYTASLSYTDFFGGDYNVLEDRDFLALSFGVNF; encoded by the coding sequence ATGACAACAATAACAATGCGCGCCATCTTCAAGCCGCAGGCGCTGGCCGTCGCGGTGGCCTTGGGTTGCTGTGCCCAGGCGCAGGCCGTTTCATTCAACATTGGCGAGATCGAGGGTCAGTTCGATTCGTCGCTGTCCGTGGGCGCGAGCTGGGGCATGCGCGATGCCGACAAGGACCTGGTCGGCACGGTCAACGGCGGGCGGGGCCAATCCTCCACCGGTGATGACGGACGGCTGAACTTCAAGAAAGGCGAAACCTTTTCCAAAATCTTCAAGGGCCTGCACGACCTCGAGCTCAAGTACGGCGATACTGGTGTGTTCGTGCGTGGCAAGTACTGGTATGACTTCGAGCTCAAGGATGAGGGGCGCGAGTTCAAGGACATCAGCGACAGCAATCGCAAGGAAGGCGCCAAGTCCTCGGGGGCGCAGATTCTCGATGCCTTCGTCTATCACAACTATTCCATCGCCGATCTGCCGGGCACCGTGCGCGCCGGCAAGCAGGTGGTCAGCTGGGGTGAGAGTACCTTCATCGGCAACTCCATCAACAGCATCAACCCGGTGGACGTGTCCGCCTTCCGTCGTCCCGGTGCGGAGATCAAGGAAGGCCTGATCCCGGTGAACATGCTGTTCGCCTCCCAGGGCTTGACTGACAAGCTGACCATCGAAGGGTTCTACCAGCTGGAGTGGGACCAGACGGTTGTTGATAACTGCGGCACGTTCTTCGGCAATGACGTGGTGGCGGACGGTTGCACCAGTGGCTACACCGTGGGCAGCCCGGCGATTGCGCCGTTCGTGCCCTTGACCCAGGCATTCGGGCAGGGGATCCAGGTGTCCAGCGAAGGGGTGATCATTCCCCGTGGCGGCGACCGCGACGCCCGCGACTCTGGCCAGTGGGGCACGGCGTTGCGCTGGCTCGGTGATGACACCGAGTACGGCCTGTACTTCATGAATTACCACAGCCGTACGCCTACCGTCGGGACCACCACGGCGGGGCTCTCGACGCTGGCGGCGTTGCCGGGAATGGTCGCGATTGCCAACGGCCTGGCCCCTGGCAGCGGTGCGGGTCTGGCGCAAAGCGTGATGCTGGGCCGTGGTGGGTACTACCTTGAATACCCGGAAGACATCCGCCTGTACGGCGCCAGTTTCTCCACCACGTTGCCCACCGGCACGGCGTGGACCGGGGAAGTCAGCTACCGTCCAAACGCGCCAGTGCAGGTCAATACCAACGACCTGACCCTGGCCCTGGTCAACCCGATTGCCGGTGGCGCGGCGTCGCCCATCGCGACCACGCCGGGCGCCGACAACACCGGCTACCGCCGCAAGGAAGTCACCCAGGTCCAGAGCACCCTGACGCACTTCTTCGATCAGGTGCTGGGGGCTGATCGCCTGACCCTGGTCGGCGAGGCGGCGGTGGTGCATGTCGGCGGTCTGGAGTCCAAGGACAAGCTGCGTTATGGGCGTGATTCGGTCTACGGCCAGTACGGCTTCAACGGTGACACCGATGGCTTCGTCACCTCGACGTCCTGGGGCTATCGCGCCCGGGCGATTCTCGACTACTCCAACGTGATCGGCGGGGTGAACTTCAAGCCCAACGTGTCCTGGTCCCACGACGTGGCCGGCTATGGCCCCAACGGTCTGTTCAACGAAGGCGCCAAGGCCGTCAGCGTTGGTGTCGATGCCGATTACCGCAACACCTACACCGCCAGCTTGAGCTACACCGACTTTTTTGGCGGCGATTACAACGTTCTCGAAGACCGCGATTTCCTCGCGTTGAGCTTCGGCGTGAACTTCTGA
- a CDS encoding class II aldolase/adducin family protein: MSVAPVQTTLSIQEQVSAAEWQTRVDLAACYRLVALHGWDDLIFTHISAKVPGTEDFLINPFGLMFHEVTASSLVKVDQAGNKLMDSPYEINPAGYTIHSAVHEVRHDVACVLHTHTAAGVAVSAQKQGVLPISQQALFVLSSLGYHAYEGVALNHEEKARLQADLGESNFLMLHNHGLLTCGGTIADTFLMMFTFQRACDIQVLAQNGGAELIAIEPQILAGARAMIAGVTKSAQGMGGALAWPALLRKLDQHDTGYRS, from the coding sequence GTGAGCGTAGCGCCCGTCCAAACGACACTCAGTATCCAGGAACAGGTCAGTGCGGCCGAATGGCAAACCCGGGTGGACCTTGCCGCCTGTTATCGGCTTGTCGCGCTGCACGGCTGGGATGACCTGATCTTCACCCATATCTCCGCGAAGGTCCCCGGCACCGAGGATTTCTTGATCAACCCGTTCGGGTTGATGTTCCATGAAGTCACCGCCTCGAGCCTGGTCAAGGTCGACCAGGCCGGCAACAAGTTGATGGACAGCCCCTACGAGATCAACCCGGCCGGCTACACCATCCACAGTGCGGTGCATGAGGTGCGCCATGATGTGGCGTGTGTGCTGCACACCCACACCGCCGCCGGCGTCGCGGTATCGGCGCAGAAGCAAGGTGTGTTGCCGATCAGCCAGCAAGCGCTGTTCGTGCTGTCGAGCCTGGGCTATCACGCTTACGAAGGGGTGGCCTTGAATCACGAAGAGAAAGCGCGCCTGCAGGCCGACCTGGGGGAAAGCAATTTCCTGATGCTGCACAACCATGGCTTGCTGACCTGCGGCGGCACCATCGCCGATACCTTCCTGATGATGTTCACCTTTCAACGAGCTTGTGACATCCAGGTCCTGGCCCAGAATGGTGGAGCCGAATTGATAGCCATCGAGCCGCAGATTCTGGCCGGCGCCCGGGCGATGATCGCCGGGGTGACCAAAAGCGCCCAAGGCATGGGCGGCGCGTTGGCCTGGCCGGCGTTGCTGCGCAAGCTCGATCAACACGACACCGGGTATAGAAGTTGA
- a CDS encoding flavodoxin, giving the protein MKVAILSGSVYGTAEEVARHAAKLLRDAGFDAWHNPRATLADVQAFAPEALLAVTSTTGMGELPDSLMPLYSTIRDQLPGFFRGLPGAVIGLGDASYGDTFCAGGEQMGELFAELGVREVLPMLRLDASESVTPETDAEPWLAELIDTLRP; this is encoded by the coding sequence ATGAAAGTCGCCATTCTTTCCGGCTCAGTGTATGGCACCGCCGAAGAAGTCGCCCGGCATGCTGCCAAACTGCTTCGCGACGCGGGCTTCGATGCCTGGCACAACCCTCGTGCGACCCTGGCGGATGTCCAGGCATTTGCGCCAGAAGCCTTGTTGGCGGTGACTTCCACCACCGGCATGGGAGAGTTGCCAGACAGTTTGATGCCGTTGTATTCGACCATTCGCGACCAATTGCCAGGGTTCTTTCGCGGCTTGCCCGGCGCGGTGATCGGCCTGGGCGACGCCAGCTACGGGGATACTTTCTGCGCCGGCGGCGAGCAGATGGGCGAGCTGTTCGCCGAACTGGGCGTGCGCGAGGTGCTGCCGATGCTGCGCCTGGATGCCAGCGAAAGCGTCACCCCGGAAACCGACGCCGAGCCGTGGCTGGCTGAATTGATCGACACGTTGCGCCCCTGA
- the folM gene encoding dihydromonapterin reductase: protein MSSATAPILITGAAQRVGLHCARRLLEDGHPVIATYRTERPGVQTLRDLGAVVLFADFSSETGILAFIEQLKQHTDRLRAIVHNASAWMTEAPGNEAAAFNAMFGVHMLAPYLINLHGAELLRRSTPADIVHISDDVTRKGSARHIAYCATKAGLESLTLSFAAKFAPAIKVNGIAPALLLFNPEDDAAYRAKALAKSALGIEPGSEVIYQSLRYLLDNPYVTGTTLTVNGGRHVK from the coding sequence ATGTCCAGCGCCACCGCTCCGATCCTGATCACTGGTGCAGCCCAGCGCGTCGGCCTGCATTGCGCCCGGCGCTTGCTGGAGGACGGGCACCCGGTGATCGCGACCTATCGCACCGAACGCCCCGGCGTGCAAACGTTGCGGGACCTGGGAGCGGTGGTGCTATTCGCCGACTTCTCCAGCGAAACGGGGATCCTGGCCTTTATCGAACAACTCAAGCAGCACACCGACCGGCTGCGAGCCATCGTGCACAATGCCTCGGCCTGGATGACCGAGGCGCCTGGCAACGAAGCGGCAGCCTTCAACGCCATGTTCGGCGTGCACATGCTGGCGCCTTACCTGATCAACCTGCATGGCGCCGAGTTGCTGCGGCGTTCAACGCCGGCCGATATCGTGCACATCAGCGATGACGTGACTCGCAAAGGCAGCGCCCGGCATATCGCCTATTGCGCCACCAAGGCCGGCCTGGAAAGCCTGACCCTGTCGTTCGCGGCCAAGTTCGCCCCGGCGATCAAGGTCAACGGCATCGCGCCGGCCCTGCTACTGTTCAATCCCGAAGACGACGCGGCTTACCGCGCCAAGGCCCTGGCCAAGTCCGCATTGGGTATCGAACCCGGCAGCGAAGTGATCTACCAGAGCCTGCGTTATCTGCTGGACAACCCTTATGTCACCGGCACGACCCTGACCGTCAACGGCGGGCGGCACGTCAAATAG
- a CDS encoding MerR family transcriptional regulator — protein MSVITEDGFVFQASGALKREDLFPIREVARMTGVNPVTLRAWERRYGLIQPTRTESGHRLYSLSDIEKVRSILAWIERGVAVSKVGKILAKTESVQPVSTLISSDLVMADHARWQQQVADAVGNFDDVELDRVYGQVFSTYSVPIVFQDILMPLWRRMLHRQPEFGQISEWVFLDGFLRSRIIQRLLLKREGQSPRVLVCALAGQCRELELLVTALFLSKADVGVRALSIGLPFNELALVCQKIQPLALVLVSNHAPLPDLPKRLGKLAMSLDCPLMLAGDASDLAQESLAGSSIGCLGNEGTVMRQRLRQFLEGNLDT, from the coding sequence ATGAGTGTAATCACAGAGGATGGCTTTGTTTTCCAGGCATCAGGTGCCTTGAAGCGGGAAGACTTGTTTCCCATCCGCGAAGTCGCGCGCATGACCGGCGTGAATCCCGTGACCCTGCGTGCATGGGAGCGACGCTACGGTCTGATCCAGCCCACCCGCACCGAAAGCGGGCATCGCCTGTACTCGTTGAGCGATATCGAAAAGGTTCGCAGCATCTTGGCCTGGATAGAGCGCGGGGTAGCCGTGAGCAAAGTGGGAAAGATCCTGGCGAAGACCGAGTCGGTGCAACCGGTCTCCACGCTGATTTCATCGGATCTGGTCATGGCCGATCACGCCCGGTGGCAGCAACAAGTGGCGGACGCGGTTGGCAACTTTGACGATGTGGAACTGGATCGCGTCTACGGGCAGGTTTTTTCCACCTACAGCGTGCCGATCGTGTTCCAGGACATCCTGATGCCGCTTTGGCGACGAATGCTGCATCGCCAGCCAGAGTTCGGGCAGATCAGTGAATGGGTGTTTTTGGATGGGTTCCTGCGTTCGCGCATCATCCAGCGGCTGTTGCTCAAGCGCGAAGGCCAGTCGCCGCGAGTCTTGGTCTGCGCCCTTGCCGGCCAATGCCGTGAACTGGAGTTGCTGGTCACGGCGCTGTTTCTATCCAAGGCGGACGTGGGCGTCAGGGCGCTGTCGATCGGCCTGCCGTTCAACGAGCTGGCCCTGGTGTGCCAGAAGATCCAGCCGCTGGCATTGGTGCTGGTTTCCAATCATGCGCCGCTCCCGGACTTGCCCAAGCGCCTGGGCAAATTGGCGATGAGCCTGGATTGTCCGTTGATGCTGGCCGGTGATGCATCCGATCTGGCGCAGGAAAGCCTGGCTGGCTCGTCAATCGGTTGCCTGGGTAATGAAGGAACGGTGATGCGCCAGCGCCTGCGTCAATTTCTGGAAGGCAACCTCGATACCTGA
- a CDS encoding 2-aminoadipate transaminase yields MSSDTISQSISIVHPVSLSHGKNAEVWDTDGKRYIDFVGGIGVLNLGHCHPRIVEAIREQATRLTHYAFNAAPHAPYIELMERLAAFIPLDYPVSGMLTNSGAEAAENALKIVRGATGRTAVIAFDGAFHGRTLATLNLNGKVAPYKQKVGVLPGPVYHLPYPSQDNGVTCAEALKAMERLFSVEIDVNDVACFIVEPVQGEAGFLAMDVPFAQALRQFCDDKGIVLIIDEIQSGFGRTGERFAFSRLGIEPDLILLGKSIAGGVPLGAVVGRKALLDNLPKGGLGGTYSGNPIACAAALATLDEMTDANLRAWGAQQEEAIVSRYQSWRNRGLSPYLGRLTGVGAMRGIELSHADGTPASAQLTQLLALARESGLLLMPSGKSRHIIRLLAPLTTEPAVLEEGLDILEACLAKLA; encoded by the coding sequence ATGAGCAGCGACACCATCAGTCAATCGATCTCCATCGTGCACCCCGTCAGTCTCAGCCACGGCAAGAATGCCGAGGTCTGGGACACCGACGGCAAACGCTACATCGATTTTGTCGGGGGCATTGGTGTGTTGAACCTTGGGCATTGCCATCCGCGCATCGTCGAGGCGATCCGCGAACAGGCTACCCGGCTGACTCACTACGCCTTCAACGCTGCCCCTCACGCGCCCTACATTGAGTTGATGGAACGCCTGGCGGCGTTTATCCCGCTGGATTACCCGGTCAGCGGCATGCTCACCAACAGCGGTGCCGAGGCGGCGGAGAACGCCTTGAAGATCGTGCGGGGCGCCACGGGCCGTACCGCGGTGATCGCGTTTGACGGCGCCTTTCACGGCCGCACCCTGGCGACCCTCAACCTCAACGGCAAGGTCGCGCCTTACAAACAGAAAGTCGGCGTCCTGCCCGGGCCGGTCTATCACCTGCCCTACCCCAGCCAGGACAACGGTGTCACCTGCGCAGAGGCCTTGAAGGCCATGGAGCGGCTGTTCAGCGTCGAGATCGACGTAAACGACGTCGCCTGTTTCATCGTCGAGCCGGTACAGGGCGAAGCTGGCTTCCTGGCAATGGATGTGCCCTTCGCCCAGGCCCTGCGGCAGTTCTGCGACGACAAGGGCATTGTGCTGATCATCGATGAGATCCAGTCGGGCTTCGGCCGCACCGGCGAGCGTTTTGCCTTCTCCCGGCTGGGCATCGAACCAGACCTGATCCTGTTGGGCAAAAGCATTGCCGGCGGCGTGCCCCTGGGGGCCGTGGTGGGACGCAAGGCGCTGTTGGACAACCTGCCCAAGGGTGGCCTGGGCGGCACCTATTCGGGCAACCCCATCGCCTGCGCCGCCGCACTGGCGACCTTGGACGAAATGACCGACGCCAACCTGCGCGCCTGGGGTGCACAACAGGAAGAGGCGATCGTCAGCCGCTACCAATCCTGGCGCAACCGCGGGCTGAGTCCTTACCTGGGCCGCCTGACCGGCGTCGGCGCCATGCGCGGCATCGAACTGAGCCACGCCGACGGTACCCCGGCTTCGGCACAATTGACCCAACTGCTGGCCCTCGCACGGGAATCGGGCCTGCTGCTGATGCCCAGTGGTAAATCGCGGCACATCATTCGACTGCTGGCGCCGTTGACGACCGAGCCGGCCGTGCTGGAAGAGGGGTTGGATATTCTGGAAGCGTGCCTGGCGAAGCTGGCCTGA
- a CDS encoding DUF1244 domain-containing protein — MNDQQRLELEAAAFRRLVAHLDSRKDVQNIDLMNLAGFCRNCLSKWYKAAADERQVDVSLDDAREVVYGMPYAEWKAQYQKEASAEQQAAFAKGKPDA; from the coding sequence ATGAACGACCAACAACGCCTCGAACTCGAAGCCGCCGCTTTCCGTCGGCTGGTTGCCCACCTGGACAGCCGCAAGGATGTGCAGAACATCGACCTGATGAACCTCGCCGGCTTCTGCCGCAACTGCCTGTCCAAGTGGTACAAGGCCGCCGCCGATGAACGCCAGGTGGACGTCAGCCTCGACGACGCCCGCGAAGTGGTCTACGGCATGCCGTACGCCGAGTGGAAAGCCCAATACCAGAAAGAAGCCAGCGCCGAACAACAGGCGGCGTTCGCCAAAGGAAAACCCGATGCTTGA